One window from the genome of Thermus sediminis encodes:
- a CDS encoding ABC transporter permease has translation MAWRNLFRAPGRNLTTGGVVALVVFLSLVFLSLYGGAMDAFFRLLLERTGHLVVRVQGYGEKESLEDLAFLPPALELPSGAWAEGVLEGAALLIAGERSRPVLLTGLEAQGFARHQRFLVAGRLPAVSGEALLGEALARALRVGLGEEVVAYAPGGMGLGVYAFRVVGLLDLPETSLEVRTLLVPLEDAQALLLPGRVTRLEVRLPGVGLYETDPLEALKEELASRLPGLAVET, from the coding sequence ATGGCCTGGCGGAACCTCTTCCGCGCCCCCGGGCGGAACCTGACCACGGGGGGCGTGGTGGCCCTGGTGGTCTTCCTCTCTTTGGTGTTCCTCTCCCTCTATGGAGGGGCCATGGACGCTTTCTTCCGGCTCCTCCTGGAGCGCACGGGCCACCTGGTGGTGCGGGTCCAGGGTTATGGAGAGAAGGAAAGCCTGGAGGATCTGGCCTTCCTCCCCCCGGCCCTGGAGCTTCCTTCTGGGGCCTGGGCGGAGGGGGTTTTGGAGGGGGCGGCTCTTCTTATCGCCGGGGAGCGGAGCCGCCCGGTCCTCCTCACGGGCCTCGAGGCCCAGGGCTTCGCCCGACATCAGAGGTTCTTGGTGGCTGGAAGGCTTCCTGCGGTCTCGGGGGAGGCCCTTCTCGGGGAGGCCTTGGCCCGGGCCCTGAGGGTGGGCCTGGGGGAGGAGGTGGTGGCCTACGCCCCTGGGGGGATGGGCCTCGGGGTCTACGCCTTCCGGGTGGTGGGGTTGTTGGATCTCCCGGAAACCTCCCTGGAAGTCCGCACCCTTCTGGTGCCTCTGGAGGATGCCCAGGCCCTCCTCCTCCCCGGGCGGGTGACCCGGCTGGAGGTGCGGCTCCCTGGGGTGGGGCTTTACGAGACCGACCCCTTGGAAGCTCTGAAGGAAGAGCTCGCCTCCCGCCTCCCCGGTCTGGCGGTGGAAACCTAG
- a CDS encoding FtsX-like permease family protein, with the protein MAVYVGFFFLLGGLILLNALYLSLVERVREFGLLHALGLTGGRVVGLVLWESLFLVGAATLVGLGLGLLVHLEMADGFRLPSPGWVLEQYREFGLPEVLYGRLGAKEVLLTLGYAFGVALLAALWPAWVASRLEAVEAMRYVP; encoded by the coding sequence ATGGCGGTCTACGTGGGCTTCTTCTTCCTCCTCGGGGGCCTGATCCTGCTCAACGCCCTCTACCTCTCTTTGGTGGAGCGGGTGCGGGAGTTTGGCCTTCTCCACGCCCTGGGCCTCACCGGGGGGCGGGTGGTGGGCCTGGTGCTCTGGGAGAGCCTCTTCCTGGTGGGGGCGGCAACCCTGGTGGGCCTGGGCTTGGGCCTTCTCGTCCACCTGGAGATGGCGGACGGCTTCCGCCTGCCCTCGCCGGGCTGGGTTTTGGAGCAGTATCGGGAGTTTGGCCTTCCGGAGGTCCTCTATGGGCGGCTTGGGGCGAAGGAGGTCCTCCTCACCCTGGGGTACGCCTTCGGGGTAGCCCTCTTGGCGGCCCTCTGGCCCGCCTGGGTGGCCTCGAGGCTGGAGGCGGTGGAGGCCATGCGCTACGTGCCCTGA
- a CDS encoding ABC transporter ATP-binding protein — MPILEAKGVRKVYRGDGVETEALRGVDLKVEAGEFTALVGPSGSGKSTLLHLLAGLDLPTEGEVWVGGVALSRLSCAQRARFRLKRMGLVFQAYNLFPVLTALENAAFVLEARGVPKGEQERRALEFLEVLGLKEKAHRFPRQLSGGEEQRVAVARALAAEPLIVLADEPTANLDSKTGLALIEHMKALNRERGVTFLFSTHDPRLLEHVGRVVRLEDGRIVGEEWR; from the coding sequence ATGCCTATTCTGGAAGCCAAAGGCGTGCGCAAGGTGTACCGGGGGGACGGGGTGGAGACCGAGGCCCTCCGGGGGGTGGACCTGAAGGTAGAGGCGGGGGAGTTCACCGCCCTGGTGGGCCCCTCAGGGAGCGGCAAGAGCACCCTCTTGCACCTCCTGGCGGGGCTGGACCTGCCCACAGAGGGGGAGGTCTGGGTTGGGGGGGTGGCCCTTTCCCGGCTTTCCTGCGCCCAGAGGGCCCGCTTCCGCCTGAAGAGAATGGGCCTGGTCTTCCAGGCCTACAACCTCTTCCCCGTCCTCACCGCCCTGGAGAACGCCGCCTTCGTCCTGGAGGCTAGGGGGGTGCCCAAGGGGGAGCAGGAGCGACGGGCGCTTGAATTCTTGGAGGTCTTGGGCCTAAAGGAAAAGGCCCACCGCTTTCCCCGCCAGCTTTCCGGAGGGGAGGAGCAGCGGGTGGCTGTGGCCCGGGCCTTGGCGGCGGAGCCCCTCATCGTCTTGGCGGACGAGCCCACCGCCAACCTGGACTCCAAGACCGGCTTGGCCCTGATCGAACACATGAAGGCCTTGAACCGGGAGCGGGGGGTAACCTTCCTCTTCTCCACCCACGACCCCCGCCTCCTGGAGCACGTGGGCCGGGTGGTGCGCTTGGAGGACGGGCGCATCGTGGGGGAGGAGTGGCGCTGA
- a CDS encoding ABC transporter substrate-binding protein, protein MKRREFLRKLGVGSLAAVGMPYIATAQARPVRVALLLPLTGPFAFAGNAAREGFVDAAEYVNEVLGGIGGRRLELIVEDTGYDVARGTAAFNRVLARERPEELLFLYGDSTGLSKALAPEITRLGLPYSATSFANELADPKTYPTIFVFGPTYDDMMEALLRQVRLQRGRARIALVYSNTEFGRDPIPYAKERARALGMEVVHEEVTPPAFTDATPVVLNLRRANPDFVILQGYALSVEPLILRVAREQGLRAQFMGTYYSAELALIQRAGPAAEGFTVTYHNPYWYDTLAPVVEEMRRFRQRKGRDVSYRTTYYMGSLAVIFGLAEAMRRAAQAGRLTRAGVVEHLDKIGDYNAMGLVRSYQFVNHRLPHTKLYRASVREGRFNAITDWVSLA, encoded by the coding sequence ATGAAGCGTAGGGAGTTTTTGCGGAAGCTGGGCGTGGGGTCCTTGGCGGCGGTGGGCATGCCCTATATCGCCACCGCCCAGGCCAGGCCGGTGAGGGTGGCCCTTCTCCTTCCCCTCACTGGCCCTTTCGCCTTCGCGGGCAACGCAGCGCGGGAAGGGTTTGTGGACGCGGCAGAGTACGTGAACGAAGTCCTAGGAGGCATCGGTGGGCGCAGGCTAGAGCTCATCGTGGAGGACACGGGCTACGACGTGGCCAGGGGCACGGCGGCCTTCAACCGGGTCCTTGCCCGGGAGCGGCCCGAGGAGCTCCTCTTCCTCTATGGGGACTCCACCGGCCTCTCCAAGGCCCTGGCCCCGGAGATCACCCGCCTGGGCCTGCCCTACTCGGCCACGAGCTTTGCCAACGAGCTGGCCGATCCCAAAACCTACCCCACCATCTTCGTCTTCGGCCCCACCTACGATGACATGATGGAGGCCCTCTTGCGCCAGGTACGCCTTCAGAGGGGACGGGCCAGGATCGCCCTGGTCTACTCCAACACCGAGTTCGGGCGCGACCCCATCCCCTACGCCAAGGAGCGGGCCAGGGCCTTGGGCATGGAGGTGGTCCACGAGGAGGTTACTCCCCCGGCCTTCACGGACGCCACCCCCGTGGTCCTGAACCTCCGGCGGGCCAACCCCGACTTCGTGATCCTCCAAGGCTATGCCCTCTCCGTGGAGCCCCTGATCCTCAGGGTTGCCCGGGAGCAGGGCCTTAGGGCCCAGTTCATGGGCACCTACTACTCCGCCGAGCTGGCCCTCATCCAGCGGGCCGGGCCCGCCGCCGAGGGCTTCACCGTCACCTACCACAACCCCTACTGGTACGATACCTTGGCCCCCGTGGTGGAGGAGATGCGTAGGTTCCGCCAAAGGAAGGGCCGGGACGTCTCCTACCGCACCACTTACTACATGGGCAGCCTGGCCGTGATCTTCGGGCTGGCCGAGGCCATGCGCCGTGCCGCCCAGGCGGGCAGGCTTACCCGGGCGGGGGTAGTGGAGCACCTGGACAAGATCGGCGACTACAACGCCATGGGGCTTGTCCGGAGCTACCAGTTCGTGAACCACCGCCTGCCCCACACCAAGCTCTACCGGGCGAGCGTGCGGGAGGGGCGTTTCAACGCCATCACCGACTGGGTCAGCCTGGCCTAG
- a CDS encoding branched-chain amino acid ABC transporter permease — protein sequence MSDLLPYLIGGLANGALYGLLALGFVLVYRATSVVNFAIGEFLLLGAYLTYTFALLLPLPAALLAALPPAFLFGLLVERGFVRPLLGRNVVAVIMATIGLAAALDGGVQLVWGPDLKYLPGGLPDLGFAAGEVFVSSRAVWNLLLALPLGLGLLLLLRKSRYGILVRAISEREVAALAFGIPTARILAGVWGVSALFATLAGALLAVASGVDHNLVFFGLKVFPVAILGGFDSVGGALVAGFLLGALEALSQRYLEPFLPGFTEALPFLVVLLVLLFRPYGLFGQRQIERV from the coding sequence GTGTCCGACCTCCTGCCCTACCTCATCGGCGGCCTGGCCAACGGGGCCCTCTACGGCCTCCTGGCCCTGGGCTTCGTCCTGGTCTACCGGGCCACCAGCGTGGTCAACTTCGCCATCGGGGAGTTCCTCCTCCTGGGGGCCTACCTCACCTATACCTTCGCCCTCCTCCTGCCCCTTCCCGCCGCCCTCCTGGCCGCCCTGCCCCCTGCCTTTCTCTTTGGCCTCTTGGTGGAGCGGGGCTTCGTGCGTCCCCTTTTGGGCCGGAACGTGGTGGCGGTGATCATGGCCACCATCGGCCTGGCAGCAGCCCTAGACGGCGGGGTGCAGCTCGTCTGGGGCCCTGACCTCAAGTACCTCCCGGGAGGCCTCCCTGACCTAGGCTTTGCGGCGGGGGAGGTCTTCGTCTCCTCCCGGGCGGTTTGGAACCTCCTTCTGGCCCTACCCCTAGGCTTGGGCCTCCTCCTGCTTTTGCGGAAGAGCCGTTACGGCATCCTGGTGCGGGCCATCTCTGAGCGGGAGGTGGCCGCTTTAGCCTTTGGCATCCCCACGGCCCGCATCCTGGCCGGGGTCTGGGGGGTTTCCGCCCTTTTCGCCACCCTGGCGGGGGCCCTCCTGGCGGTCGCCAGCGGGGTGGACCACAACCTGGTCTTCTTTGGCCTCAAGGTCTTCCCCGTGGCCATCCTGGGAGGGTTTGACTCCGTGGGCGGAGCCTTGGTGGCCGGGTTCCTGCTGGGGGCCCTCGAGGCCCTCTCCCAGCGCTACCTGGAGCCCTTTCTCCCCGGCTTCACCGAGGCCCTGCCCTTCCTGGTGGTCCTCCTGGTGCTGCTCTTCAGGCCCTACGGCCTTTTCGGCCAGCGGCAGATCGAGAGGGTGTGA
- a CDS encoding ABC transporter ATP-binding protein, with the protein MLSVENLKVVYRGVILALDGVSLEVREGEAVALLGPNGAGKSSLVRAVAGLLPKFEGRVLDGRIRFQGQEATHLDPGRISALGLTTVLEGRPIFRYLTPVENLVAAGYRLSPRELKEGMEEVFARFPRLYERRHEQAGYLSGGEQQMLLLGMALLTRPRLLVVDEPSLGLAPRLVAEVMATLDALRREKGLALLLVEQNARAALSIVDRVYVLERGRLVFEGDAQAAREDQDVMEFYLGKEEVGFRQARRYRRRKRWV; encoded by the coding sequence ATGCTTTCCGTGGAGAACCTCAAGGTAGTCTACCGGGGGGTGATCCTGGCCCTGGACGGGGTCTCCCTGGAGGTGCGGGAAGGGGAGGCCGTGGCCCTTCTCGGCCCCAACGGGGCGGGGAAGAGCTCCTTGGTGCGGGCCGTGGCCGGACTCCTCCCCAAGTTCGAGGGCCGGGTCCTGGACGGGCGCATCCGCTTCCAGGGCCAGGAGGCCACCCATCTGGACCCAGGGCGGATCTCCGCCTTGGGGCTCACCACCGTCCTCGAGGGACGCCCCATCTTCCGCTACCTGACCCCCGTGGAAAACCTGGTGGCGGCGGGCTATCGCCTTTCGCCGAGGGAGCTTAAGGAGGGGATGGAGGAGGTCTTCGCCCGCTTCCCCCGCCTCTACGAACGTCGCCACGAGCAGGCGGGCTACCTCTCCGGGGGGGAGCAGCAGATGCTCCTCCTGGGCATGGCCCTCCTCACCCGGCCCAGGCTTCTCGTGGTGGACGAGCCCTCCCTAGGCCTCGCCCCTAGGCTGGTGGCCGAGGTCATGGCCACCCTGGACGCCCTGAGGCGGGAAAAGGGCCTTGCCCTTCTCCTGGTGGAGCAGAACGCCCGGGCAGCCCTCTCCATTGTGGACCGGGTCTACGTGCTGGAGCGGGGCCGGTTGGTCTTCGAGGGGGACGCCCAGGCGGCCAGGGAGGACCAGGACGTGATGGAGTTCTACCTGGGCAAGGAGGAGGTGGGCTTCCGCCAGGCCCGGCGCTACCGGAGGAGGAAGCGGTGGGTATGA
- a CDS encoding ABC transporter ATP-binding protein — protein MSLSQRREAVILEAKNLHLSFRGVKALAGVEFSVSEGEFFAVIGPNGAGKTTLLNVLSGVYEPERGEVVFLGENLRGKSPQERARMGLGRTFQGLEIFRGMSVLENVKLGAELALGSYPLALPKAEREWRLRAWAEEVLDYLHLSPFRHAPAGMLPYGLQKRVEVARALAGRPKLLLLDEPMAGLALEEKQDLARFLLDAREEWGVTLLWVEHDLRAVLELSDRVLVLSYGEVLYYGSPTGVRQDPRVVEAYLGQA, from the coding sequence ATGAGCCTATCCCAAAGGAGGGAAGCGGTGATCCTCGAGGCCAAGAACCTTCACCTCTCCTTCAGGGGGGTGAAGGCCCTCGCCGGGGTGGAGTTTTCCGTAAGCGAGGGGGAGTTCTTCGCTGTCATCGGCCCCAACGGAGCGGGGAAGACCACCCTCCTCAACGTCCTCTCCGGGGTCTACGAGCCGGAACGGGGGGAGGTGGTCTTCCTGGGGGAAAACCTAAGGGGAAAGTCTCCCCAAGAGCGGGCCCGCATGGGCCTTGGGCGCACCTTCCAGGGCCTGGAGATCTTCCGGGGGATGAGCGTCTTGGAAAACGTGAAGCTAGGGGCGGAGCTGGCCTTGGGGAGCTACCCCCTGGCCCTGCCCAAGGCGGAGCGGGAGTGGCGGCTAAGGGCCTGGGCGGAGGAGGTCTTGGACTACCTCCACCTCTCCCCCTTCCGCCACGCGCCCGCGGGGATGCTGCCCTACGGGCTGCAGAAGCGGGTGGAGGTGGCCCGGGCCCTAGCGGGGCGGCCCAAGCTCCTTCTCCTGGACGAGCCCATGGCCGGGCTCGCCTTGGAGGAGAAGCAGGACCTGGCCCGCTTCCTCCTGGACGCCAGGGAGGAGTGGGGGGTGACCCTCCTTTGGGTGGAGCACGACCTCCGCGCGGTGCTGGAGCTTTCCGATAGGGTTCTGGTCCTCTCCTACGGGGAGGTGCTCTACTACGGCTCCCCTACCGGGGTGCGCCAGGACCCCAGAGTGGTGGAGGCCTACCTGGGCCAGGCGTGA
- a CDS encoding AMP-binding protein, protein MQGTLLEHLYRHAQEQPNAPALRVKRLGVWQKTSWRDLLERVLCLAGGLAALGLRDGEVLAILGHNAPEWVEAELAAQVLGAFPMGIYADAMPEEVGYFLEFTGARGIVVSDEEQLDKVYPYLHLLDFVLVWEEAGMSRHFGGKVRRFSQAFGDRRVGEEALKGRRPQETALLAPTSGTTGRSKLAMLSHANLLAGHRALAQALGFQKGAWVFSYLPLPWIGEQMLTVVQSLVEGFTVHFPEDPTTLREDLKEVQPDFFLAPPRLWEDMASLIQSRMADADPLKGFFYRVGMGALLEGASREFRGEGVGLWLGLKRALFYPLIARPLRARLGLAACRIAVTGGAPLGPEVFTFFRALGLDIRQVYGQSETAAATTAHTIGDAPPETVGPPLPGAEVRLSEEGEIQVKGPQVFQGYFKQEAATQESFTADGFFRTGDAGFFDERGHLVILGRVKEVGALLDGTRFAPQFLENRLKYSPYIREAVVLGHGKPFVTALIELDPENVQNWARRRGLPFTTYLSLTERPEVRALIAEEIRMVNQTLPERLKVRRFAILPKELHPDDEEITRTRKVRRQVVEARYGPVIRALYGGGGQVEVVLPIRYLEGEGRLQATLEVQEV, encoded by the coding sequence ATGCAGGGAACGCTTCTGGAACACCTGTACCGGCACGCCCAGGAGCAGCCGAATGCCCCGGCCCTCAGGGTGAAGCGCCTGGGTGTCTGGCAGAAGACCTCCTGGCGGGATCTCCTGGAGCGGGTGCTGTGTCTCGCTGGGGGGCTTGCTGCCCTGGGCCTGAGGGATGGGGAGGTCCTCGCCATCCTGGGCCACAACGCCCCGGAGTGGGTGGAGGCCGAGCTCGCCGCCCAGGTCCTGGGGGCCTTTCCCATGGGCATCTACGCCGACGCCATGCCCGAGGAGGTGGGTTACTTCTTGGAGTTCACAGGGGCCAGAGGGATCGTGGTCTCCGACGAGGAGCAACTGGACAAGGTCTACCCCTACCTCCACCTCCTGGACTTCGTCCTGGTCTGGGAGGAGGCGGGGATGAGCCGCCACTTCGGGGGCAAGGTGCGCCGCTTCAGCCAGGCCTTTGGGGACCGCAGGGTGGGGGAGGAGGCCCTAAAGGGGCGGCGGCCCCAGGAGACCGCCCTCCTCGCCCCTACCTCGGGGACCACGGGGCGGAGCAAACTGGCCATGCTCTCCCACGCCAACCTTCTCGCTGGGCACCGGGCCCTCGCCCAAGCCCTGGGCTTCCAGAAGGGGGCCTGGGTCTTCAGCTACCTGCCCCTTCCCTGGATCGGGGAGCAGATGCTCACCGTGGTCCAGAGCCTGGTGGAGGGCTTCACCGTCCACTTCCCCGAGGACCCCACCACCCTCCGGGAGGACCTCAAGGAGGTGCAGCCCGACTTCTTCCTGGCTCCGCCCAGGCTCTGGGAGGACATGGCGAGCCTCATCCAAAGCCGCATGGCCGATGCCGACCCTCTCAAGGGGTTCTTCTACCGCGTAGGGATGGGGGCGCTGTTGGAGGGGGCAAGCCGGGAGTTCCGGGGGGAGGGGGTGGGCCTCTGGCTGGGGCTCAAGCGGGCCCTCTTCTACCCCCTCATCGCCAGGCCCCTCCGGGCCAGGCTCGGCCTCGCTGCCTGCCGCATCGCCGTCACCGGGGGGGCACCTCTGGGCCCCGAGGTCTTCACCTTCTTCCGGGCCCTGGGTCTGGACATCCGCCAGGTCTATGGCCAGTCGGAGACGGCCGCCGCCACCACCGCCCATACCATAGGGGACGCCCCCCCCGAGACCGTGGGGCCCCCTCTCCCCGGTGCGGAAGTGCGCCTGAGCGAGGAGGGGGAGATCCAGGTAAAAGGCCCCCAGGTCTTTCAGGGCTACTTCAAGCAGGAAGCAGCCACCCAGGAGAGCTTCACCGCGGACGGCTTCTTCCGCACCGGGGACGCGGGTTTCTTTGACGAGCGGGGGCACCTGGTCATCCTAGGCCGGGTGAAGGAGGTGGGGGCCCTTCTGGACGGCACCCGCTTCGCCCCCCAGTTCCTGGAGAACCGCCTCAAGTACTCCCCCTACATCCGGGAGGCCGTGGTCCTGGGCCACGGCAAGCCCTTTGTCACCGCCCTCATTGAGCTGGACCCGGAGAACGTGCAGAACTGGGCCAGAAGGCGGGGCCTCCCCTTCACCACCTACCTCTCCCTCACGGAGCGCCCCGAGGTCCGGGCCCTGATCGCCGAGGAGATCCGCATGGTGAACCAGACCCTGCCGGAGAGGCTCAAGGTCCGCCGCTTCGCCATCCTGCCCAAGGAGCTCCACCCCGACGATGAGGAGATCACCCGCACCCGGAAGGTGCGCCGCCAGGTGGTGGAGGCTCGCTACGGCCCGGTGATCCGAGCCCTCTACGGGGGAGGGGGGCAGGTGGAGGTGGTCCTCCC